AACTGCTTGAACTCTTCATTTGCAACGGTGCTTTCCTTGCCCGCGCCGACTTCAACAAGCACGCCGACCTTGGCGCCCGTATGGATGTAGGCGGCAACCAGACCGTTGCCTTCCACTTCCATGCGCGCGTGCCGTGCGATGCGGATGTTCTCGCCAATCTTGGTCACGGCGCCTTCCCGATCTGCTTCGAGGTTCGCGTTGGGATCGGTCGCAATCTTGCGGGCGAGTTCGTCGCCAAATGCCCGGAACGTGTCGTTGCGCGCCACAAAATCGGTCTCGCAATTCACTTCCACCAGCACGCCGAGCTTTCCGCCCGCGGCGATGTGTTGTGCAATGATACCCTCTTTTGCTTCGCGCGACGCTTTGTTTGCGGCGGTTGCGGCGCCCTTCTTGCGCAAAATGTCGACGGCGGCATCCAGGTCGCCCTTCGCTTCAGTGAGCGCCTTTTTGCAATCCATCATCCCCGC
The Verrucomicrobiia bacterium genome window above contains:
- the tsf gene encoding translation elongation factor Ts; translation: MAEITAATVAKLREMTSAGMMDCKKALTEAKGDLDAAVDILRKKGAATAANKASREAKEGIIAQHIAAGGKLGVLVEVNCETDFVARNDTFRAFGDELARKIATDPNANLEADREGAVTKIGENIRIARHARMEVEGNGLVAAYIHTGAKVGVLVEVGAGKESTVANEEFKQLVKDITLQIAAGHPFAVSREQVPADVIQKERDIAAQSDRLKGKPEQAMEKILAGMLDKFFQTYCLVEQGFVKKNSEISVKEHVATVAKQLGDDITIRRFVRFQVGEAVG